In Pyrus communis chromosome 1, drPyrComm1.1, whole genome shotgun sequence, the following are encoded in one genomic region:
- the LOC137733671 gene encoding uncharacterized protein — MEVTVKQMSLTVALFGVLSFVAGVIAENKKPAVGTPIAGKDVVICKYPTDLSVVFGFLSFAFLLVSTVAGFLSLFYPYKGKSLPQAALFRSTSFVVFFNISLLTAGLAAALLLWPTITEQLHLSRNVHRNLNTTCPTAKTGLLGGGAFVSLDASLFWLVALMLADNAREDYFEETEKDVKGEYGQVSAIDFDGHANIKGSA, encoded by the exons ATGGAGGTGACCGTGAAGCAGATGTCTTTGACAGTGGCACTTTTTGGTGTTCTCTCATTCGTTGCCGGAGTAATTGCCGAAAACAAGAAG CCAGCAGTTGGAACTCCTATTGCTGGGAAAGATGTTGTGATCTGCAAGTATCCTACAGATCTATCAGTTGTCTTCGGGTTTCTGTCTTTTGCCTTCCTCCTGGTGTCTACAGTCGCTGGATTCTTGTCGTTGTTTTACCCATACAAAGGGAAGTCCCTCCCACAAGCTGCTTTGTTCCGAAGCACTAGTTTCGTCGTATTCTTCAACATTTCTCT GCTTACAGCAGGACTAGCTGCGGCTCTGTTGCTATGGCCTACAATAACTGAGCAACTTCATCTCTCAAGAAATGTTCATCGCAATCTCAACACAACCTGTCCAACTGCTAAGACCGGTCTCCTTGGTGGCGGTGCTTTTGTATCCCTTGATGCGTCGCTCTTTTGGTTGGTTGCCCTCATGTTAGCCGACAACGCTCGAGAGGACTATTTTGAGGAGACAGAAAAGGATGTTAAGGGTGAATATGGACAGGTTTCTGCAATCGAT